One Staphylococcus ratti DNA segment encodes these proteins:
- a CDS encoding energy-coupling factor transporter ATPase has translation MIHFNEVSYTYQQHTPYAYQALNLVTTSFEEGRYYAVIGKTGSGKSTLLQHLNGLLKPSRGTMQIVDVKINRKTKDRALKEIRQRIGMVFQFPESQLFEETVEKEILFGPKNFNQDRTKALEKAKTYLNMMGVNPDTLLPASPFLLSGGQMRKVAITAILASDPDILVLDEPTAGLDPRSKQQVMALIQHLNKKEGKTVILVTHEMNDVAQYADEIKVMKKGRIVASYAPEHFFEQEALVKSLHLDLPDTVRLQRDLEQRSGVPFEGIALTEESFVSLYKKWGGRRER, from the coding sequence ATGATTCATTTTAACGAGGTGTCTTATACTTATCAACAACATACACCTTATGCTTATCAAGCATTGAACCTTGTGACGACTTCTTTTGAAGAAGGACGCTACTACGCAGTTATTGGTAAAACGGGTTCTGGTAAATCAACATTACTTCAACATTTAAATGGGTTGTTAAAACCTTCGCGGGGCACTATGCAAATCGTAGATGTGAAAATCAATCGTAAAACGAAAGATCGTGCATTAAAAGAGATACGCCAACGTATTGGTATGGTTTTTCAATTTCCAGAATCACAATTATTTGAAGAAACGGTAGAAAAAGAAATCTTATTTGGCCCTAAAAATTTCAATCAAGATAGGACAAAAGCATTAGAAAAAGCAAAAACGTATTTAAACATGATGGGGGTTAATCCCGATACGTTACTTCCTGCATCGCCATTCCTATTATCTGGGGGGCAAATGCGCAAAGTAGCCATTACAGCTATTTTAGCAAGTGATCCAGACATTTTAGTATTGGACGAACCTACAGCAGGACTTGATCCAAGAAGTAAACAACAAGTGATGGCACTTATTCAACATTTAAATAAAAAAGAAGGAAAGACCGTCATTTTAGTTACACATGAAATGAACGATGTGGCACAATATGCTGACGAAATCAAAGTAATGAAGAAAGGTCGTATTGTCGCTTCATACGCACCGGAACATTTTTTTGAGCAAGAGGCGCTAGTTAAATCCTTACATTTAGATTTACCGGACACAGTACGATTACAACGTGATTTAGAACAGCGCTCAGGTGTACCATTTGAAGGTATTGCATTAACTGAAGAAAGCTTTGTGTCATTGTATAAAAAGTGGGGTGGACGCCGTGAAAGATAA
- a CDS encoding energy-coupling factor transporter transmembrane component T family protein, producing the protein MKDKMIIGRYLPLNSIVHRIDPRAKFLFVFLFIIIIFFSHHWFAYLWLGIILYSFIKLARLPLFFLLKGLTPIFLFLAFTFVMHMFITKGGVRLFEGGIVSIDSHGLNEGALIVLRLTFIMVTSTILTLTTSPLELTAAFERLFKPLKYIKVPVAVLSMMMSIALRFIPTLMEELDKIMMSQKSRGSDFNSGSLFHRIKAFIPLFIPLFISAFKRAEDLAIAMEVRGYDTHLERTSFRRLEWHWRDTITLILLIPIGIGVYFIRTYL; encoded by the coding sequence GTGAAAGATAAGATGATTATCGGGCGATATTTACCTTTGAATTCAATCGTCCACCGCATCGATCCACGGGCTAAATTTTTATTTGTATTTTTGTTTATTATCATTATCTTTTTTAGCCATCATTGGTTTGCATATTTATGGCTTGGTATTATTTTATACAGCTTTATAAAGCTGGCACGTCTACCGTTGTTTTTCTTATTAAAAGGGCTAACCCCTATTTTTCTATTTCTCGCTTTTACTTTTGTGATGCATATGTTTATCACTAAAGGTGGCGTACGGTTATTTGAGGGGGGCATTGTATCTATTGATAGCCATGGATTAAATGAAGGTGCACTTATTGTTCTACGTCTGACATTTATTATGGTCACATCAACGATTCTTACATTAACGACAAGTCCTTTAGAATTAACAGCCGCTTTTGAAAGACTGTTTAAACCGTTGAAATACATTAAGGTTCCAGTAGCAGTTTTAAGTATGATGATGTCTATTGCATTGCGGTTTATCCCAACTTTAATGGAAGAATTAGATAAAATTATGATGTCACAAAAGTCGCGAGGTTCTGATTTTAATTCAGGGTCACTATTTCATCGTATAAAAGCGTTTATTCCATTATTTATTCCGCTATTTATTTCGGCGTTTAAACGTGCTGAAGATTTAGCGATTGCAATGGAAGTAAGAGGATATGATACACACCTTGAGCGTACAAGCTTTCGACGTTTAGAATGGCATTGGCGAGATACGATAACACTAATATTGTTAATTCCAATTGGTATAGGTGTTTATTTTATTCGAACATATTTATAG
- the truA gene encoding tRNA pseudouridine(38-40) synthase TruA, with protein sequence MQRVLVKISYHGGQFLGFQIQNQGRTVQGYFEKILKRMHKHDVRIHPSSRTDRGVHALEQYFHFDTKLNISPSQWQYAMNRALPQDIYVHEVTFIDEDFHCRYDCVGKSYRYAIYQAPHRNPFQAQLKTYLADDLDIEKMNQAAEQFLGTHDFTSFCSQKTEVESKERTIYESRVIRTEEGLDFIISGSGFLYNMVRVIMAFLIEVGRGKRSASDVIQLLEAKDRNLVPHTAPAEGLYLEKIYLSADELVKKFGENITIHQKKSL encoded by the coding sequence ATGCAACGTGTACTTGTAAAAATAAGTTATCATGGTGGCCAATTTCTTGGTTTTCAAATTCAAAATCAAGGGCGCACTGTGCAAGGATATTTCGAAAAAATTTTAAAACGTATGCATAAGCATGACGTGCGTATACATCCTTCAAGTCGAACAGATCGAGGTGTACACGCTTTAGAACAGTATTTTCATTTTGATACAAAGTTGAATATTTCGCCATCACAGTGGCAGTATGCGATGAATCGTGCGTTACCTCAAGATATTTACGTTCACGAGGTTACATTTATCGATGAAGATTTTCATTGTCGCTATGATTGTGTAGGAAAATCCTATCGCTATGCCATTTATCAAGCACCTCATAGAAACCCTTTTCAAGCACAATTGAAAACGTACCTTGCGGATGACCTTGATATTGAGAAAATGAATCAAGCAGCAGAGCAGTTTTTGGGTACACATGATTTTACGAGTTTTTGTTCTCAAAAAACTGAAGTTGAAAGCAAAGAGCGTACAATTTATGAAAGTCGTGTCATTCGGACAGAAGAAGGTTTAGATTTTATCATTTCTGGCTCGGGTTTTTTATATAATATGGTGCGTGTCATCATGGCATTTTTAATCGAAGTCGGAAGAGGCAAACGCTCGGCTAGTGATGTCATACAATTGTTAGAAGCAAAAGATCGTAATCTTGTTCCTCATACAGCACCAGCTGAAGGATTGTATTTAGAAAAAATCTATTTATCAGCAGATGAATTGGTCAAAAAATTTGGCGAGAACATTACAATTCATCAGAAAAAATCATTATAA
- the rplM gene encoding 50S ribosomal protein L13, which produces MRQTFMANESNIERKWYVVDAEGQTLGRLSSEVASILRGKNKVTYTPHVDTGDYVIIINAEKIQFTGNKEQDKIYYRHSNHPGGLKSITAGELKRTNPERLLENSIKGMLPSSRLGEKQGKKLFVYRGAEHPHAAQQPENYELRG; this is translated from the coding sequence ATGCGTCAAACATTTATGGCAAATGAATCAAACATTGAGCGCAAATGGTATGTTGTTGATGCGGAAGGCCAAACATTAGGTCGTTTATCATCAGAAGTAGCATCTATCTTACGCGGTAAAAATAAAGTAACTTATACACCACACGTTGATACAGGTGATTATGTAATCATTATCAACGCTGAAAAAATCCAATTCACTGGTAATAAAGAACAAGATAAAATTTACTACAGACACTCAAATCACCCAGGTGGTTTAAAATCAATCACTGCTGGTGAGTTAAAACGTACAAACCCAGAACGTTTATTAGAGAACTCAATCAAAGGTATGTTACCAAGTTCACGTTTAGGTGAAAAACAAGGTAAAAAATTATTCGTTTATCGTGGCGCTGAACATCCACACGCTGCACAACAACCAGAAAACTACGAGTTACGTGGTTAA
- the rpsI gene encoding 30S ribosomal protein S9 — MAQVEYRGTGRRKNSVARVRLVPGEGNIKVNDRDVRDYLPFESLILDLNQPFDVTETKGNYDVLVNVHGGGFTGQAQAIRHGIARALLEADPEYRGSLKRAGLLTRDPRMKERKKPGLKKARRSPQFSKR; from the coding sequence TTGGCACAAGTTGAATATAGAGGCACAGGCCGTCGTAAAAACTCAGTAGCACGTGTACGTTTAGTACCAGGTGAAGGTAACATTAAAGTTAACGATCGTGACGTACGTGACTACTTACCATTCGAATCATTAATCTTAGACTTAAACCAACCATTTGACGTTACTGAAACAAAAGGTAACTATGACGTATTAGTTAACGTTCACGGTGGCGGTTTCACTGGACAAGCTCAAGCTATCCGTCACGGTATTGCACGTGCGTTATTAGAAGCAGATCCTGAATACAGAGGTTCTTTAAAACGCGCTGGATTACTTACGCGTGACCCACGTATGAAAGAACGTAAAAAACCAGGTCTTAAAAAAGCACGTCGTTCACCACAATTCTCAAAACGTTAA
- a CDS encoding site-specific integrase, producing the protein MLALHWSDINFVNKDLYVKKTLAKVNNKHVLQPPKTRESQRWIDIDNQTISKLLQWKEEQKLQYEEYGFSVASDKEQPIFSTYHTRLNEMKYMRVSTPNDKLEAFFKRHSDLRKIHVHGFRHTHASLLFESGATLKEVQTRLGHSDINTTMDIYTHITQSSTEKLAEKLQNHINF; encoded by the coding sequence GTGCTTGCCTTACATTGGTCTGATATAAACTTTGTTAATAAAGATTTATACGTTAAAAAGACTCTAGCAAAAGTAAACAATAAACATGTATTACAACCACCTAAAACACGTGAGTCACAAAGATGGATAGATATTGATAATCAAACCATCAGTAAACTTTTACAGTGGAAAGAAGAACAAAAACTTCAATATGAGGAATACGGTTTTTCAGTCGCTAGCGATAAAGAGCAACCTATTTTTTCAACTTACCATACTAGACTAAATGAAATGAAGTACATGCGTGTATCGACACCTAATGACAAATTAGAGGCATTCTTTAAACGTCATTCAGATCTTCGTAAGATACACGTACATGGCTTCAGGCATACACATGCTTCATTATTGTTTGAATCAGGTGCAACACTTAAAGAAGTACAAACTAGATTAGGTCATAGTGATATAAATACGACAATGGACATTTATACGCACATTACTCAATCATCAACAGAAAAGTTAGCTGAAAAATTACAAAATCACATAAATTTTTAA
- a CDS encoding DUF7695 domain-containing protein, with amino-acid sequence MKKIIRNIAKCKICDDVIESKHTHDYVMCKCGAIF; translated from the coding sequence ATGAAGAAAATAATAAGAAATATAGCAAAGTGTAAAATTTGCGATGATGTAATTGAATCAAAGCACACACATGATTATGTTATGTGTAAATGTGGTGCAATTTTTTAG
- a CDS encoding DEAD/DEAH box helicase family protein, producing the protein MKNEPTYRSLYKNVWLLKDVPSEYNISKKDLGADLVAEQQNGDLVAIQAKFNKGKIGKSEINSFVAELGLTYYARGLIISTVDEWNSNARETIDKNAKGIEIIGLSDLRNSQINWADFSFERPEQTTVKQPKSLRPYQLDALECAVSYFKTKNRGQLIMAPGTGKTFTSLKIAEALSKQTDKQFKVLYLVPSIQLLTQTLRGWNNDTEYTMTSMAVTSDRDASRNDDGTEDIKATDIGYPATTSKDQLLKNWNDVQEKESNTELFVVFSTYLSIEVIGKAQKEGFTEFDLIISDEAHRTTGAHEMNKDASVFTKVHDNENVKGNLRMYQTATPKIYGDNAKKNAKDKSILLSSMDDESKYGEVIYRMGFGQAVSRGILTDYKVMVLAIDETAIQRDMQRTLADPENGLNIDDVGRIVGIWKGMMRRNGYKNPIKNSPYDGAPLESTIAFTRTIEDSKKVSHQFEEVVNEYIGADIEEQSKKLSMRHADGTMNALQKGELLVWLADPNKSSDEARIVSNVRFLTEGIDVPTLDAVIFLAPKKSQVDIV; encoded by the coding sequence TTGAAAAATGAACCTACATATAGAAGTTTGTATAAAAATGTATGGTTACTAAAAGATGTCCCGTCAGAATATAATATTTCTAAAAAAGATTTAGGTGCGGATTTAGTTGCAGAGCAACAAAATGGTGACTTAGTGGCTATACAAGCGAAATTTAATAAAGGAAAAATAGGTAAAAGTGAAATTAATTCTTTCGTCGCAGAACTTGGTTTAACATATTATGCAAGAGGTTTAATCATTTCAACTGTTGATGAGTGGAATAGCAATGCGAGAGAGACAATAGATAAGAATGCAAAAGGAATAGAGATAATTGGTTTATCAGATTTGAGAAATTCACAAATTAATTGGGCTGATTTCAGTTTTGAGAGACCTGAACAAACGACGGTTAAACAACCTAAATCATTACGTCCGTATCAACTTGATGCTCTTGAGTGTGCTGTTAGTTACTTTAAAACTAAAAATCGTGGACAATTAATCATGGCTCCAGGAACAGGTAAAACATTCACAAGTTTAAAAATAGCTGAAGCCTTATCTAAACAAACAGATAAACAATTTAAAGTACTTTACTTAGTACCAAGTATTCAACTCCTTACACAAACATTAAGAGGATGGAATAACGATACTGAATACACGATGACGAGTATGGCAGTTACTTCAGATAGAGATGCTTCTAGAAATGATGATGGTACTGAAGATATTAAAGCAACAGATATAGGATATCCAGCAACGACTTCAAAAGATCAGTTGCTTAAAAACTGGAATGACGTTCAAGAAAAAGAATCAAATACTGAATTATTTGTAGTATTTAGTACTTATCTAAGTATTGAAGTTATCGGCAAAGCTCAAAAAGAAGGTTTTACAGAGTTTGATTTAATTATTTCGGATGAAGCACATCGAACTACGGGGGCACATGAAATGAATAAAGATGCTAGTGTATTTACAAAAGTTCATGATAATGAAAATGTAAAAGGAAACCTACGCATGTATCAAACAGCAACACCTAAGATTTATGGTGATAATGCTAAGAAGAATGCAAAAGATAAAAGTATCTTACTTTCTTCAATGGATGATGAATCAAAATATGGTGAAGTTATTTATCGCATGGGATTTGGACAAGCAGTATCACGTGGCATATTAACGGATTATAAAGTGATGGTTTTGGCAATAGATGAAACAGCAATTCAAAGAGATATGCAACGAACATTAGCTGATCCTGAAAATGGTTTAAATATAGATGATGTTGGTAGAATCGTAGGTATTTGGAAGGGTATGATGCGTAGAAATGGATATAAAAATCCAATTAAAAATAGCCCTTATGATGGTGCGCCATTAGAGAGCACCATTGCATTTACCAGAACAATTGAAGATTCTAAAAAAGTATCACATCAGTTTGAAGAAGTTGTTAATGAATATATTGGTGCGGATATTGAAGAACAATCTAAAAAGCTATCAATGAGACACGCAGATGGAACAATGAATGCATTACAAAAAGGTGAATTATTGGTTTGGTTAGCAGATCCAAATAAATCATCTGATGAAGCACGAATAGTTTCAAACGTACGATTCTTAACAGAAGGTATAGATGTACCGACATTAGATGCTGTTATCTTCTTAGCACCTAAAAAATCTCAAGTTGATATTGTATAA
- a CDS encoding SIR2 family protein yields the protein MNNKFISKRVIFSRDDSNKYYKDKKELLDNDKLINEDIFNRLIANEIFTFMGPFDNIVLLVGAGASVVGNKDENYGYTVDMLGKEIKRQLKDPNHFTLDDLILMCKYNQNSEDDFNLEDFLSQLQSFFPFVSEKDKLKFDASFNKIIEIIKEKTSYDYDESKFKHGILINQLTNLHKSPNRLSVVTTNYDIVVEESAYSLNYTVFDGFSFAHKPIFDVDMFEWYLSKPITEVKSQKESYKKNVMNLLKIHGSLTWERQNNNIIRKNKGEVNNPIMIFPSSNKYMQSYEKPYFDLFTKFQSLLRKSNTVLITSGFSFADNHISQMIIQAIKTNPSLILLVTDYIIEPEHPNENWEELLKLMNSDYNISFLQATMNGDLTLFFSRGENSD from the coding sequence ATGAACAATAAATTTATAAGTAAAAGGGTAATATTTTCAAGAGATGATAGTAATAAATATTATAAAGATAAAAAAGAACTTCTAGACAATGATAAACTCATAAATGAGGACATATTCAATAGACTTATTGCTAATGAAATTTTTACTTTTATGGGTCCTTTTGATAATATAGTACTTTTAGTTGGAGCTGGAGCTTCAGTAGTAGGGAACAAAGATGAAAATTATGGATATACTGTTGATATGTTAGGTAAAGAGATCAAGCGTCAATTAAAAGATCCTAATCATTTCACCTTAGATGATCTAATTTTGATGTGCAAATACAATCAAAATTCAGAAGATGATTTTAATTTAGAAGATTTTCTATCTCAATTACAATCATTTTTTCCATTTGTATCAGAAAAAGACAAATTAAAGTTTGATGCTTCGTTTAATAAAATAATAGAAATTATCAAAGAAAAAACATCTTATGACTATGATGAAAGTAAGTTTAAGCATGGAATTTTAATTAATCAGCTAACAAACTTACATAAATCTCCAAATCGTCTGTCAGTGGTAACTACGAACTATGATATTGTAGTTGAAGAAAGCGCATATAGTTTAAACTATACAGTATTTGATGGATTTTCTTTTGCGCATAAACCTATTTTTGATGTAGATATGTTTGAATGGTATTTATCTAAGCCAATAACGGAAGTAAAATCACAAAAAGAATCTTATAAAAAAAACGTAATGAATTTATTGAAAATTCACGGATCATTAACTTGGGAAAGACAAAATAATAATATTATTAGAAAAAATAAGGGAGAAGTTAATAATCCAATAATGATTTTTCCTAGTTCAAATAAATACATGCAGAGCTATGAGAAACCTTATTTTGATTTATTTACAAAATTCCAATCTTTACTTCGTAAATCAAATACTGTTCTTATCACCTCAGGATTTAGTTTTGCAGACAATCATATTTCTCAAATGATTATTCAAGCAATAAAGACAAATCCAAGTTTAATATTATTAGTTACAGACTATATTATTGAACCAGAACATCCTAATGAAAACTGGGAAGAACTATTAAAATTAATGAACAGTGACTACAATATCTCATTTCTTCAAGCTACAATGAATGGTGATTTAACACTATTCTTCTCAAGGGGTGAAAATAGTGATTGA
- a CDS encoding ATP-binding protein encodes MLYTDNDKNNYYLGMISQVYKDTSVVQIENLSWLKFKKLRKELIIPNTINYLVIVESVSNLFLGEVYQSKIPNSDSVHNALLNNISEKIYPELSIDLIGVLSSDSNKFKLPGFSNVGLTDRVYFANKRIIEIYLQSIELRSKYADSTDSKLKSFAKFSNAPSEEVSLYSSTLFDRHLMSIGTTNSGKSTSSLSILDKLINNNKKLLIIDPTGEYSDSFDENQNIKNLSLGIDTVVDAGRLTFSQWATLFETNDSSQPAVLADAIKSLRYQKKRGINETYIKVGKTPIDVENDLSKLSVEDTSFELSLLSSQITEEAVELDKLMKKYITGSFQFNQKQWLVQKIDYKLTNTNLLKFFSQKTDGKFDLIEEIDKFLNNTDNHSLYINASTIGVSDSIGGTIIDLISTYIIDKKPKNNIAFVMYIDEVHRYSKVNDENNFQFGLTNIAREGRKKGIFLFLTTQNPHDVPKELLGQIGTLLVHRLTHKNEIEVIKNHLSDQSIRQIKKLNQGEAILTSINLIRDIQIEIIKSNRIHANSTPTL; translated from the coding sequence ATGCTATATACAGATAATGATAAAAATAATTATTATTTAGGAATGATTTCACAGGTTTATAAAGATACCAGTGTCGTTCAAATTGAAAACCTTTCATGGTTAAAATTTAAAAAACTTCGGAAAGAGTTAATTATACCAAATACAATAAATTATTTAGTTATAGTTGAATCAGTGTCAAATTTATTTTTAGGAGAAGTTTATCAATCAAAAATCCCAAATTCAGATAGTGTTCATAATGCATTATTAAATAATATATCGGAAAAAATTTATCCTGAGTTAAGTATAGATTTAATAGGTGTGTTGTCTAGTGATAGTAATAAATTTAAACTGCCGGGTTTTTCTAATGTAGGATTGACAGATAGAGTTTACTTTGCAAATAAAAGAATAATAGAAATTTATTTACAATCCATAGAACTTAGATCAAAATATGCAGATAGTACCGATAGTAAGTTGAAATCGTTCGCAAAATTTTCAAACGCACCATCTGAAGAAGTTTCTCTTTATTCAAGTACTTTATTTGATAGACATCTTATGTCAATTGGCACTACAAATAGTGGTAAGTCTACCTCATCATTATCTATTCTAGATAAACTAATTAATAACAATAAAAAATTATTAATAATAGATCCTACCGGGGAATACTCTGATTCATTTGATGAAAATCAAAATATAAAAAATCTAAGCTTAGGTATAGATACAGTTGTAGATGCAGGTAGATTAACATTTAGTCAATGGGCTACACTATTTGAAACAAATGATTCAAGTCAACCTGCTGTTTTAGCTGATGCAATAAAAAGTCTGCGTTATCAGAAAAAAAGGGGTATTAACGAAACATATATAAAGGTTGGGAAAACTCCTATTGATGTAGAAAATGACCTTTCAAAGTTAAGCGTGGAAGATACATCTTTTGAGTTGTCATTACTTTCTAGTCAGATTACTGAAGAGGCAGTTGAACTTGATAAGTTAATGAAAAAATATATTACTGGATCATTTCAATTTAATCAAAAACAATGGCTAGTTCAGAAAATTGATTATAAATTAACTAACACTAATTTATTGAAATTTTTCTCTCAAAAAACTGATGGAAAATTCGATTTGATTGAAGAAATTGATAAATTTTTAAATAATACAGATAATCATAGTTTATATATTAATGCTTCTACTATTGGTGTAAGTGATAGTATTGGGGGAACGATAATAGATTTAATTAGTACATATATAATTGACAAAAAGCCAAAAAATAATATAGCATTTGTCATGTACATTGATGAAGTTCATCGCTATTCCAAAGTTAATGATGAGAATAATTTTCAATTTGGTTTAACAAATATTGCACGTGAAGGAAGAAAAAAAGGTATTTTTTTATTTTTAACCACTCAAAATCCCCATGATGTTCCAAAAGAACTATTAGGTCAAATCGGAACGCTTTTAGTTCACAGACTTACTCATAAAAACGAAATAGAAGTTATAAAGAACCATTTGTCAGATCAATCAATTAGACAAATAAAAAAACTCAATCAAGGTGAAGCTATACTTACAAGTATAAATCTAATTAGAGATATCCAAATAGAAATAATAAAAAGTAATAGAATACATGCAAATTCAACACCCACTTTATAA
- a CDS encoding Shedu anti-phage system protein SduA domain-containing protein has translation MYIAHDIPVYPNTQDLEPILINYYRKIYNNDIIFPEDNIKYRFTDTFLLNDQTSLELKMPNRALSYGETQLLKDILQDKIKRYDRAYLLLNNLYEAIQKLENILKQDVRNENDIQKCISEYPILFGTEYVEVMPKHKLGGEYETDYVLKRNNGLYDVIELEASTHKLYTKDGNPSSKLTHAEQQIYDWLEWIEHNNSYARETLKEFYTPTGYIIIGRSKDLSEKDRRRLRRRNIILKNSLLILTYDDLLERAKNLHNLLTMNN, from the coding sequence ATGTATATTGCGCATGACATACCTGTCTATCCAAATACCCAAGATTTAGAACCTATATTAATAAACTATTATCGAAAAATATATAATAATGATATTATATTTCCTGAAGATAATATTAAATACAGATTTACAGATACGTTTCTGTTAAATGATCAAACTTCCTTAGAACTCAAAATGCCTAATAGAGCTCTATCATATGGAGAGACACAGTTGTTGAAAGATATTTTACAAGACAAAATCAAACGCTATGATAGAGCTTATTTATTATTGAACAACTTATATGAAGCTATTCAAAAGTTAGAAAATATTTTGAAGCAAGATGTGAGAAATGAAAATGATATACAAAAATGTATTAGTGAATATCCTATTTTATTTGGAACAGAATATGTGGAAGTGATGCCGAAACATAAACTCGGTGGTGAGTATGAAACCGATTATGTTTTAAAAAGAAATAATGGTTTATATGATGTTATAGAATTAGAAGCCAGTACACATAAGTTGTATACAAAAGATGGTAATCCTTCGAGCAAACTAACCCATGCAGAGCAACAAATATATGATTGGTTAGAATGGATAGAACATAATAATTCATATGCAAGAGAAACATTAAAAGAATTTTATACACCCACTGGTTACATTATAATTGGTCGAAGTAAAGATCTTTCAGAAAAAGATAGAAGAAGGTTAAGAAGACGTAACATCATTTTAAAAAATTCATTGTTAATACTGACTTATGACGATTTATTAGAACGGGCCAAAAATTTACATAATCTTTTAACAATGAATAATTAA
- a CDS encoding CDP-alcohol phosphatidyltransferase family protein, protein MISIYELKPKFQKLLMPIVDQLRHMGVTPNQVTVSALILSIATGGCIGLFYENHWVYLLVPIVMFVRMALNAIDGVMASKYRMKSHLGMLLNELGDVVSDLALFLPFVLIVQDKGISVLLFIGLAIVSEMAGSLVQVIGSKRRYDGPMGKSDRAFLIGLVAFLSALNINVTPWIHIILYIATLLIVWNTYKRVTNGLKGATHEPK, encoded by the coding sequence ATGATTAGTATTTATGAGTTGAAACCAAAATTTCAAAAATTACTCATGCCTATTGTCGATCAATTACGGCATATGGGTGTAACACCGAATCAAGTGACGGTGAGTGCATTAATTTTATCTATCGCAACAGGTGGATGTATTGGTTTATTTTATGAGAATCATTGGGTCTATTTGTTAGTGCCTATTGTTATGTTTGTACGGATGGCATTAAATGCGATTGATGGCGTGATGGCTTCTAAATATCGTATGAAGTCTCATCTCGGAATGTTACTAAATGAACTAGGTGATGTCGTAAGTGATTTAGCTTTATTTTTACCGTTTGTATTAATTGTTCAAGATAAAGGCATATCTGTACTGTTATTTATTGGATTAGCTATCGTTAGTGAGATGGCGGGAAGTTTAGTACAAGTTATTGGTTCAAAAAGAAGATACGATGGTCCGATGGGGAAAAGCGATCGCGCCTTTTTAATTGGATTAGTTGCATTTTTAAGTGCATTGAATATTAACGTGACACCATGGATTCACATCATTTTATATATTGCGACATTATTGATTGTATGGAATACATATAAGCGTGTGACTAATGGTTTGAAAGGAGCTACGCATGAACCTAAATAA